The Methanococcus voltae nucleotide sequence GAGTACCTTCACTCGTTGGTAGAGTATGTGACGGTGGTACAATTTCAAGATGGTCTGCAATGCAGATCGGAATGTCATTTATTACAGCATACAAATTATGTGCTGGGGAAGCTGCAATTGCTGACTTCTCATACGCTGCTAAGCACGCTGACGTTATTCAGATGGGTAATGCTTTACCAGGAAGAAGAGCAAGAGGTCCAAACGAACCAGGTGGAGTTAGATTTGGTATCTTATCAGATGTTGTACAAACAACAAGAGTTAGCGAAGACCCTGTTGAGCAATCATTAGAGGTAGTTGCTACTGGTGCTGCTTTATACGACCAAATCTGGCTTGGTTCATACATGTCTGGTGGTGTAGGATTCACACAATATGCTACAGCATCATACACAGATGACATCTTAGATGACTTCTCATACTACGGATTAGACTACGTAGAGAAAAAATACGGAAGATGCGGAACTAAAGCTACAATGGATGTAGTAGAAGACATCGCTTCAGAAGTTACACTCTACTCATTAGAACAATACGATGAATACCCAGCATTATTAGAAGACCACTTCGGTGGCTCACAAAGAGCTGCTGTTGCTGCTGCTGCAGCTGGTATTTCAGTATGTATGGCAACCGGTAACTCAAACGCTGGTGTTAACGGCTGGTACTTATCACAAATCTTACACAAAGAATACCACAGCAGACTTGGATTCTACGGTTACGACTTACAAGACCAATGTGGTGCTTCAAACTCCTTAGCAATAAGAAACGACGAAGCTTCACCATTGGAATTAAGAGGTCCTAACTACCCTAACTATGCAATGAACGTAGGTCACCAAGGTGAATACGCAGGTATTGCACAGTCTGCACACTCAGCTAGAGGAGACGCATTTGCTACAAGCGCATTAATCAAAGTTGCATTCGCTGACCCTTCATTAGTATTCGACTTCTCAAAACCTAGAAAAGAAATCGCTAGGGGTGCTTTAAGAGAATTCGAAGCTGCTGGTGAAAGAGACCCTATCTTACCTGCTAAAATCTAATTTAATTAATAATTTATTATTGATTTATTATTAGACTAGGTAAAATAGTAAAAGAAAACTAAAGGAAACCTAATATGGTTTCCTTTTTTTATATATTTTAAAAATTGTTATATAACATGTAACAATTATAATTAAAGTTAATCGAATTCAATTTTTGTTTAATAAACTATGACATCAAAAAAGTGTTGAAATTAATTATAATTAATTATTTTTGTCAGTATATATTTTACCAATATTTAAATTTTAAAATATGATGCAGATTAAATCATAATATAATTATAATACTAGAAATAAAATAAATATTGATGTTAATTTTAGTACATGATATTAACATTCACCATTAATAAGTCGAATGTAAAACCATTTAAAAAGGTAATTAATTTAGTAAAAAAATCTTTAATTAAATTAAAGAGTTTTTTAATTGTATTTTTAAATATTAACGTCATTTTGCTTATTAATGAAATGGAAAGTAATATATATCATATGATTAAATAATATTTGAATAGTTAACGCCATTAAATGTTTAAAGAAATGTTTAACGAATTCTTAAAATATTTAATTAACAAATAGCCAATATTACCTTAATCAATGAGGTGAAAGAAATGGATCCAACATTATTAACCCTTGGAGCCCTAGCCTTGGCAGGTGCTGCCGCAACTGTTTCCGGTTGTGCAGAAGACTTAGAATCTGATGTAGGTTCACAGTCTAACCCTAACTCTCAGGTGCAATTAGGTCCTCAAATGGGTAACATACACAGATATTTCAACAAAGCTATCTCCGGTGAACCTGTATCCTACGGTTTATACGTAGCAGTTGCAGGAGCTGTAGCATGGGCTTTAATGAATGGCGGATACAATCCAATCTTAGGTTTAATAGTAGGTTCAGGAGTAGGTGCAATTACACATGGTGCATATTCATTGAGCGCATACTTAGGTAGAATTGTAGGTCAGTCCAAAAACTTTAACCAACCAGTATACATGGACGTTATAAGTACACACATGGGTCCTATGATGGGACACGGTTTTATAGCAATTTTCACTATGTTATTAGCAGCTTACTTAGCTACATTAGCATTAGGTAATCCATTCCCATTGCCATTGGTAGCTTTAATCTTCGGTATCACAGTTGGTGCTATCGGTTCATCAACCGGTGACGTTCACTATGGTGCTGAAAGAGAATACCAAAAATACGCTTTCGGTGGTGGTATTCCTGTTGCTAACCAAGGTGACATTGATATTAAAGCAGAAACTGGTATTAGAAATGGTTTAGATTCATCATACTTCTGTTCAAGACTCGGAGGTCCATTAACTGGTCTCTGTTTCGGTTTAATCATCTTCTTAGATGGTTGGAGAACCGTTACTGGTAACATTATCGGTGACTTGATGGGTGCAGACCTTGTTATGAAAGCAGTCATTGCAATTATATTAGGTACATTACTAGTAATTGGTGCTGCGATAATTAACAGAAAAGTAGAAGTATATGCAAGAAACAAGTACGGGCCATACAAATAATTAATAAAGTAATGGTGATAATATGGATATTTCAAGTATTATATTACCTCTTGTTGAAATCACCCTTGCAGGAGCAATTATTAACGCAAGTGTTCACTTTGTTCCAGTAGGTGGTGCACCAGCTGCGATGGCTACTTCAACCGGGGTAGGTACCGGTACAACTCAGTTGGCTGCAGGTGCAGGTTTCACAGGTTTATTAGCGGCTGCAGGAATGGCTGCACAACCTGGCATAATGATAAGCAACCCAGTTCACGCACTCTTGATTATGTTATCAGGTGCTGTTGGTGCTATGATTATGTTAGGATTAACTATGTTAATCGGTCAGTTAATTTACGTTTACGGTGTTGGTATTGTACCAGCAGCTGATAAATGTGATGTTGACCCTATCACAAAAGACCCACAAAGTGCATTTATCACACCAGGTACAACTGGTCACGGTATTCCAACAGTTTGTTTCGTTAGCGGATTAATCGGAGCAGCTTTAGGTGGAATCGGTGGAGGAATGGCTTATGTAGGTCTTTTAGGATTAGGATTTACAATACCTGCAATTGCGGGAGTATTAGCAATTGGATTCTTCTTCATGAATGCAGTTCTTGCTTCATACAACATTGGTGGTACCATTGAAGGTTTCCACGATCCTAAATTTAAGAAAATGCCTAATGGAGTTATTGCTTCGACAGTGTCATCATTAGTTGCAGCTATAATATTAATAGGAATGTCAATGGGACTTTAATTAAAAATTATGAGGTGTAATTATGTCACATGGTGGCGGAGGACACGCAGCAGAACTATTCCCTGAAACTCAAGTTCTCGGGATTGGTCTTGTATTATCATTAGTTGGAATGTATATTGCAAACTTTCTTCCAGAATATGCAATGTTAATAGGTGGAGCATTAACTGTTCCAGCGTGTGTAGCGGGAGCTAACACAACAAGAAAAGTAGCAGCATACGGTTTAGGTACCGGTGTTCCTTCAATTGGTATGGTAAGTTTAGGTATGGGTACATTATCAGCACTTGCAGCGGTATATTTACCAGTAGCATTTGGTATTGATTCAATGGCTACACCGATAATTGCAGTTATTGTATCATTAGCAATTGGTGCGATTGTAGGTAAGTTAACACAAAACCCTGTAGGTATGAAAGTACCTATTATCGTATCAAGTATGATAAAATTATCATTAATGGGTGCTTTATCAATTTTGGGATTCTGTACTGCATTTGCAGGCGGATTTTCAGCAAACGTATTTATTCCAGGTGCAATAGAAACAGGAATGATTGGTTTAGCATTTATTGCAGCAGGTATTGCAATTTTACACCCATTCAACGCATGTTTAGGACCTAATGAAAGTCACAGAAGAACAATGTACCTTGCAATTGCTTGTGGTTTATTAGCATGGTTAGTATTCGCAATCTCAAAATTAGATGCAATATCAACTGTTATCTCAGCAGTGTTATGGGTTGCTACATATGCTATGTTTGTAAAAATGTCTTTGAACGATGCTTCAGATGTTTTATACACACCAGAATTGCCTAAGAAAGAAGAATAAGGTGATAAAATGGAAATTGTTAAAGTATGTCCCGATATAAATGTAGTATTGGACATCGATACAGGTTTAATTGCAGAAATGAGAAAAGATATTCTTGTTACTGATTTAAAACCTGTTTCAGCAGAAATAGAACAATTAGAAAAACTTGCGATAGCATTGGAAAATTCATTAGACCCAAGAAACGCACCAATGAAATCATACGCTGGTAGAGAAGGTACATACAAAACTGGTGGTTTATTCCAAGGTATGTTCTTCGGTTTCTGGATTGCCTTGTCAATTTTAATGCTCGCAGTATTCTTAATCATTAAAACGGATTTAAGCCTAATCGGTCTCTAAATTGTTTAATTTGACACGGAGGTGCTAAAATATGGCAGATAAAAAAGCCCCTGCAGCAGGATGGCCTGTTGCTAATGGTGAATATGTTGTAGGTAATCCTGAAAGCTGTGTAGCTGTTGTTACATTGGGTTCACACGGATTAGATGAAGCAGCTATCGAAGCAGGTGCAGCTATCTCAGGACCTTGCCACACAGAAAACTTGGGTATTGAAAAAGTTATTGTTAACTACATTTCAAATCCTAACATCAGATTTATGGTTGTGACAGGTTCAGAAGTTCAAGGACACATTACAGGACAATGTTTCAAAGCTCTCTATGAAAACGGAATTGGTGACGATGGTGGTATTATCGGCGCTAAAGGAGCTATTCCTTTCATGGAAAACGTTGGAAAAGAACCAGTTGCAAGATTCCAAAATCAAATCGTTGAATTAATTGATATGATTGATTCAGAAGATAAAGGAAAAATTCAACAAACAGTTAAAGACTGTATCTCCAAAGACCCTGGTGCATTCGAAGAAGAAGCTATGGTTATAGACCTTGAGGGTAAAGCAGGCGGAGCTGGAGAAGAAGAAGGTTCATCAGTTAAAATGACATCCCCAGAAATGGCAATTATCGAATCAAGAATGAGAATCATCTCAAAACAGATCGAACAAGCTGCAATTGTTAACAAATACAACTCTGGATACTATAACGGTAAAATCCAAGGTATTGCAATAGGCTTATTCTTGTCACTTCTCATATACAGTATGTTATTAATCTAATTAAATAATTTGATAGTTATTTATTAGAGATTTATTATTAGTTTATATTAGATTATATTAACTTATGATAAATAGATAAAATAATGATTATTGATTATTAATTAATAATGATGAATTTAAACACGAATTGGTATCTAGCTAGGTTAGATAATTAATAATTACTGTGTAATAATTAATAATTATGTTAAATTACCAATTAAAACGTTGAACTTAAAATAAATTAATATGTAAATTCTAAACCAAACCAAAACATATATGCCTTCCAGGAGGTGCTAAAATATGGCAGATAAAAAAGCCCCTGCAGCAGGATGGCCTGTTGCTAATGGTGAATATGTTGTAGGTAATCCTGAAAGCTGTGTAGCTGTTGTTACATTGGGTTCACACGGATTAGATGAAGCAGCTATCGAAGCAGGTGCAGCTATCTCAGGACCTTGCCACACAGAAAACTTGGGTATTGAAAAAGTTATTGTTAACTACATTTCAAATCCTAACATCAGATTTATGGTTGTGACAGGTTCAGAAGTTCAAGGACACATTACAGGACAATGTTTCAAAGCTCTCTATGAAAACGGAATTGGTGACGATGGTGGTATTATCGGCGCTAAAGGAGCTATTCCTTTCATGGAAAACGTTGGAAAAGAACCAGTTGCAAGATTCCAAAATCAAATCGTTGAATTAATTGATATGATTGATTCAGAAGATAAAGGAAAAATTCAACAAACAGTTAAAGACTGTATCTCCAAAGACCCTGGTGCAACAGATGAAGAAGCTATGGTTATAGACCTTGAGGGTAAAGCTGGTGAAGCAGGAGAAGATTCAGGCGATGGTTTCGCTATCGAAGGTATCCCTACTGTATCAGAACCAGACCTTGAATATATAAGGAAATTAAACGAAAGTCTCGACTATAAAGTGGGCCTAACTACAAGAGATTTAGGTCTTGCTTCTGGAGTTCAGTCTGAAAGCCTCACCGGTTTATTATATGGTATGATGTTTGCATTAGTATTCGTTGCAATACCATTAATATTAAAAATTGGATTTTAAATATTAAGAGACTAATAATTCCATCATTAAATTTATAAGGTGATTAGATGGCTGAAATTCCTACAGTAATAACACCAAACAAGGAATTCAAAGAATTACAGAAAAAACTTGACGAAGTTGAAGATAGAGTTGAAAGAACAAATGCTGAAATCTTCCAAAGAACAGGTCAAAAAACAGGAAGAGATGTAGGTATTGTACTTGGTTTCGCAGTTGGAACCGTTTTATTATACTCATTAGCAGGAGCTTTGCAGTTCTTCAATCTTATAAAATAACATTGTTACAGAGGTGGAATAATGTTCAAATTCGACAAAGAACAGGAAATTATTGAATTAGCTGGTGCAAGATTTGGAGGACAACCAGGAGAATGTCCTACCGCATTATCCGGTACCATATTTTACGCAAGACACAAAATTGTAGAAGATCCTAAAAAAGGTATCTTCGATAAAGCTGCTGCTGAAGAATTAATCAACAAGCAAGCTGAAATGCAAGATATCACAGGTAACTCAGCATTAGTACAAGTATTCGGTGGTTCAGAAGAAGCACTCGTTAACTATATTGACTTCGTAGCTGATGTATGGGACGGACCTATGTTATTGGACTCAACATCCGGTAAAGCAAGAATGGCTGCAGCTACAAGAGCTACAGAAGCTGGATTTGCTGGACAATGTGTTTACAACTCAATCAACGTTTCAATGGACGAAGAAGAGTTCCAAAACTTAGTTGAAAGTGACCTTGAAGCTTCAATCGTTTTATGTTTCGACCCAATGGACCCTTCAGTAGAAGGTAAATTGAACGTTTTAAACAACGGTGGTAAAACAGCTGAAACAGGTATGTTAGAACTCGCTGAAAAAGCAGGTATCAAACACCCATTAATTGACGTTGCTGTAACCCCTATGGGTAACGGTGCAGGTCAAGCTGTAAGAGCTTCATTTGCTGTTAAAGCAAAATTAGGTTTACCAGTAGGTAGCGGTATACACAACATCCCATCAGCATGGGACTGGTTAAGAGAATTCAGAAAAGGATTAAGAGAAAACGACAAAGCACAGTTATCAAAAGACGTACACCACGTATGTGACATTGGTGCTAACATTGTACAAACAATGGCTTCAGGAGACTTCGTTCTCTACGGTCCAATCGACAACTCAGAATTAGCATTCCCAGCTGTTGCAATGACAGATATGATTATTGCTGAAACCGCTAAAGATTTAGGTACAACACCTGATGAGAAACACCCATTAAACAAATTAATTTAATTAAAACATTAATTTGTTTATTATTTTATACACTTTTTTGAATAATTAAAAAATAAAAATAAAATATAATAAAAAATAAAAATAAAAAAGCTATTTTAAAAGTATATTATTAAAAATTAATGTTAAAAATATAATATTAAAATATCACCAATATTAATTTAAACTATTAAATTTCCAAATTACTGCCAAATCTTTTAAAGCAGTCATTATTTTGGATTTTTCCCCTTCGATAAGTATTTTAAGATCTTCCTCTTCACTTTGTGAGAATATCAATCCATTATCCTCACTAAGTTCCCCTAAAATTTCAGGATGCAATTCAAAAGGCATTTTTACACGGATAACTTCAGTTGCCTTTCTTTTTTTAACTTCTGGATTATAAGGAGTTTGTTTTAATGGAAATTCAACATCTAACTCCCCTCTTGAAGCTTTTCCAAGTTTATCCAAAAAATCTTTAGCCATTTTTTCGTCACACATACCAAATAGTGCACCTTGTAACACCGAAATCTCTTTTTCAGCATCCATCAATACACTAAAATCTGCGTGCTCGTCTAAAATATAATACGTTATAATATTATTTGCAATTCTTAATCTATCAAAATATTCTTTTGGAATAGGCCTCTTTCTTGAAAGTTCTAAAGTTAAGTTGTTTAAAACTACCCATTTCTTATCAATCCCTTTTGCATCCTTCATCGCTCATCATCTCAATGTAATTTTTTAGTATTAATTTAGAATCATGATTTAAAACAGCCCCAAATTTCCGCAAATCTTCTTCAATATCATTAACATCCATATTTTTCTTCAAAAAATAAATTTGATAGCTGTCAGTACCTTGGATATTTAATATAGCCACAGTATGGTTTTTAGAATACAAGTCTATATTCTCCCTGTTGGCCTTAGCTCGCATAGTTCCCGAGATTTCCGGAGAATCTAAAACTTCATTAGAGTCTATTATTGTAAGTAGTTTAGCTATGAAATTTCCACATTTGCAACTTTCCATATTTTCACCCGCTTACTCTAAACTTAAATTTAAACTTAAACTAAACTATATGTTGAATAATCTTTTAGTTTGGGAATATATAAGTTTAGCTATATTAATTAAGTTATTATCTTGATTAATTATTTGATTGCCCATATCATTACATGAAATATCTAGATTATTACTGTTAATATTATTACTATTGGTAATAGTATTACTATTGTTACTATTGTTACTATTGTTATTATGATTATTCTTATTTCTAATAGTATCTAATTTATTGTTTATATTATTAATACCGTTGCAATTATCTTTCTCATCATTCTCATCATTTAATAAATTATAAATTTTTCCAAATTCATTTACTACTAACCTTACATTTGAAGGCTCATTTTGTTCCCCTTTTATTGGCGATACAAACGGACTATCGGTTTCAGAAAGAGTATTCTTAAATAAATCCATATCATAAATACTCAATAACTCTTTTATTAAATTTTTATGATATTCTGAAAAACACAACTGTGTTGAAATTGAGATATAATTATCATTATCTATTAATTCTTTTGCTAGTTGATTACTTCCACTAAAACAGTGATATATAATTCTTATATCATTTTTGGTAATTTCATGTATTATTTTGTACGCTTTATCTTCAAAACCTCTCGCATGAATGACTACAGGCATATCCAATTCTTTTGCTAAAGTTAAGTATTTTCTAAATATTTTTTCCTGCTTATCCAAATCGGCTTGACTATTTATCCCACTATCGAGACCTATTTCACCAACTGCCACTATTGAATCTTGATTTTTCTCAATAAACTTATATGTGTCCTCAATTACCTTCCAATCGGATTTTACCCTAGAAGGGTGGTACCCCATTGTAATATTGATATCTTTGGGATATTTAGTTTTTAAATCGAGTGCCCTTTTACATCCACCTAAACTTTCGCCACTAGTAATCATTTCTACA carries:
- the mtrD gene encoding tetrahydromethanopterin S-methyltransferase subunit D: MDISSIILPLVEITLAGAIINASVHFVPVGGAPAAMATSTGVGTGTTQLAAGAGFTGLLAAAGMAAQPGIMISNPVHALLIMLSGAVGAMIMLGLTMLIGQLIYVYGVGIVPAADKCDVDPITKDPQSAFITPGTTGHGIPTVCFVSGLIGAALGGIGGGMAYVGLLGLGFTIPAIAGVLAIGFFFMNAVLASYNIGGTIEGFHDPKFKKMPNGVIASTVSSLVAAIILIGMSMGL
- a CDS encoding DUF749 domain-containing protein translates to MESCKCGNFIAKLLTIIDSNEVLDSPEISGTMRAKANRENIDLYSKNHTVAILNIQGTDSYQIYFLKKNMDVNDIEEDLRKFGAVLNHDSKLILKNYIEMMSDEGCKRD
- the mcrA gene encoding coenzyme-B sulfoethylthiotransferase subunit alpha: MEAEKRLFLKALKEKFEEDPKEKFTKFYTYGGWQQSERKKEFVSENEKIVAEKRGGIPMYNPDIGVPLGQRKLMPYKVSNTDTYVEGDDLHFMNNAAIQQLWDDIRRTVIVGMDTAHMVLEKRLGVEVTPETINEYMHTINHSLPGGAVVQEHMVEVHPSLAWDCYAKIFTGDDELADELDDRFVININKLFPEEQAEALKAAIGKKTYQVSRVPSLVGRVCDGGTISRWSAMQIGMSFITAYKLCAGEAAIADFSYAAKHADVIQMGNALPGRRARGPNEPGGVRFGILSDVVQTTRVSEDPVEQSLEVVATGAALYDQIWLGSYMSGGVGFTQYATASYTDDILDDFSYYGLDYVEKKYGRCGTKATMDVVEDIASEVTLYSLEQYDEYPALLEDHFGGSQRAAVAAAAAGISVCMATGNSNAGVNGWYLSQILHKEYHSRLGFYGYDLQDQCGASNSLAIRNDEASPLELRGPNYPNYAMNVGHQGEYAGIAQSAHSARGDAFATSALIKVAFADPSLVFDFSKPRKEIARGALREFEAAGERDPILPAKI
- the mtrH gene encoding tetrahydromethanopterin S-methyltransferase subunit H — encoded protein: MFKFDKEQEIIELAGARFGGQPGECPTALSGTIFYARHKIVEDPKKGIFDKAAAEELINKQAEMQDITGNSALVQVFGGSEEALVNYIDFVADVWDGPMLLDSTSGKARMAAATRATEAGFAGQCVYNSINVSMDEEEFQNLVESDLEASIVLCFDPMDPSVEGKLNVLNNGGKTAETGMLELAEKAGIKHPLIDVAVTPMGNGAGQAVRASFAVKAKLGLPVGSGIHNIPSAWDWLREFRKGLRENDKAQLSKDVHHVCDIGANIVQTMASGDFVLYGPIDNSELAFPAVAMTDMIIAETAKDLGTTPDEKHPLNKLI
- the mtrG gene encoding tetrahydromethanopterin S-methyltransferase subunit MtrG, which translates into the protein MAEIPTVITPNKEFKELQKKLDEVEDRVERTNAEIFQRTGQKTGRDVGIVLGFAVGTVLLYSLAGALQFFNLIK
- a CDS encoding TatD family hydrolase, whose amino-acid sequence is MDNGNKNKNKNMGYIDAHCHMEYRRLKNRDELITGAIDNNVEMITSGESLGGCKRALDLKTKYPKDINITMGYHPSRVKSDWKVIEDTYKFIEKNQDSIVAVGEIGLDSGINSQADLDKQEKIFRKYLTLAKELDMPVVIHARGFEDKAYKIIHEITKNDIRIIYHCFSGSNQLAKELIDNDNYISISTQLCFSEYHKNLIKELLSIYDMDLFKNTLSETDSPFVSPIKGEQNEPSNVRLVVNEFGKIYNLLNDENDEKDNCNGINNINNKLDTIRNKNNHNNNSNNSNNSNTITNSNNINSNNLDISCNDMGNQIINQDNNLINIAKLIYSQTKRLFNI
- the mtrA gene encoding tetrahydromethanopterin S-methyltransferase subunit A → MADKKAPAAGWPVANGEYVVGNPESCVAVVTLGSHGLDEAAIEAGAAISGPCHTENLGIEKVIVNYISNPNIRFMVVTGSEVQGHITGQCFKALYENGIGDDGGIIGAKGAIPFMENVGKEPVARFQNQIVELIDMIDSEDKGKIQQTVKDCISKDPGATDEEAMVIDLEGKAGEAGEDSGDGFAIEGIPTVSEPDLEYIRKLNESLDYKVGLTTRDLGLASGVQSESLTGLLYGMMFALVFVAIPLILKIGF
- the mtrE gene encoding tetrahydromethanopterin S-methyltransferase subunit E gives rise to the protein MDPTLLTLGALALAGAAATVSGCAEDLESDVGSQSNPNSQVQLGPQMGNIHRYFNKAISGEPVSYGLYVAVAGAVAWALMNGGYNPILGLIVGSGVGAITHGAYSLSAYLGRIVGQSKNFNQPVYMDVISTHMGPMMGHGFIAIFTMLLAAYLATLALGNPFPLPLVALIFGITVGAIGSSTGDVHYGAEREYQKYAFGGGIPVANQGDIDIKAETGIRNGLDSSYFCSRLGGPLTGLCFGLIIFLDGWRTVTGNIIGDLMGADLVMKAVIAIILGTLLVIGAAIINRKVEVYARNKYGPYK
- the mtrA gene encoding tetrahydromethanopterin S-methyltransferase subunit A, which gives rise to MADKKAPAAGWPVANGEYVVGNPESCVAVVTLGSHGLDEAAIEAGAAISGPCHTENLGIEKVIVNYISNPNIRFMVVTGSEVQGHITGQCFKALYENGIGDDGGIIGAKGAIPFMENVGKEPVARFQNQIVELIDMIDSEDKGKIQQTVKDCISKDPGAFEEEAMVIDLEGKAGGAGEEEGSSVKMTSPEMAIIESRMRIISKQIEQAAIVNKYNSGYYNGKIQGIAIGLFLSLLIYSMLLI
- a CDS encoding tetrahydromethanopterin S-methyltransferase subunit B; the encoded protein is MEIVKVCPDINVVLDIDTGLIAEMRKDILVTDLKPVSAEIEQLEKLAIALENSLDPRNAPMKSYAGREGTYKTGGLFQGMFFGFWIALSILMLAVFLIIKTDLSLIGL
- a CDS encoding DUF2096 family protein, with the translated sequence MKDAKGIDKKWVVLNNLTLELSRKRPIPKEYFDRLRIANNIITYYILDEHADFSVLMDAEKEISVLQGALFGMCDEKMAKDFLDKLGKASRGELDVEFPLKQTPYNPEVKKRKATEVIRVKMPFELHPEILGELSEDNGLIFSQSEEEDLKILIEGEKSKIMTALKDLAVIWKFNSLN
- the mtrC gene encoding tetrahydromethanopterin S-methyltransferase subunit MtrC, with translation MSHGGGGHAAELFPETQVLGIGLVLSLVGMYIANFLPEYAMLIGGALTVPACVAGANTTRKVAAYGLGTGVPSIGMVSLGMGTLSALAAVYLPVAFGIDSMATPIIAVIVSLAIGAIVGKLTQNPVGMKVPIIVSSMIKLSLMGALSILGFCTAFAGGFSANVFIPGAIETGMIGLAFIAAGIAILHPFNACLGPNESHRRTMYLAIACGLLAWLVFAISKLDAISTVISAVLWVATYAMFVKMSLNDASDVLYTPELPKKEE